GGCGTCCGTGTGTCCTGGTAGTTCACGACGGCCAGTGCCTGCACCGGCGCCGACCAGCCTACTTTCTTCACCCAGGCCTCGGTGTCGGTGTGCTTCCTGGTGGCGTCCACGACGACCCACACCTGGTCCGCCTTCAGTTCGGTCAAGGCGTTGGTGCGCAGTGAACCGTCAGTGCCGAGACCGAAGGCAACGAAGAGCGGCTCCCGGGCGATTACGGCTGCGGCCTGGGCCGTGACCAGGCCCTGCCGGCTGACGATGTGGTCGGTGCCGTACGCCCTGAAGGACCCTGCGGTGAGAATGGAGGAAGACCTGACTACGGCGGCCATGGACCGGACCGTGGCCAGGGCGTCAGCGCCCAGACCGGCGACAAGGATGACGTCCCCTGCTCCTGTCAGGAGGTCCTCCGGGCCCTTGGCCGACTCAGGGCCATCACTGAGGGTGGACTTCTCCAGGGACTCCATCAGTTCGCCGAACGAGCGGGTCGTGGTCGACAATTCCGGGGTTGAGGGCCCCTTGGGGATTGCACCGTGCATGGCGGCGTCGGCCTTGTCAGCATCGGCGAGCAGGGCTGCCACGCCGGCACGCGGGGGCACCGGGTGGGAGGAAGACTTTTGCCGGGGCATCGTGGGAAACCTGGCAGTTGGCGCGGCGTCAGGAACCTCGACGACAACCTCGAAATGGGTCTTGGCCAGGAAGCCGCCAATGCCGCCTGTACGGACCTTCTCTGCGGAGATGATGGCTGAGCCAGGCGGGTACTCGTTCAGGACCCGGGCCTCAAGGCCCTCCATGGTGTCGCCTTTAAGCGGCAATTGCGTGGGCACTGCTCACGACTCCTACGGTTTCGATGTTGACGTTGGCGGAGGTTGCTTCCTGGTAGGAGAGCACCGGGACGCCGTTGGCTTGGGCCGAGACGAGCCGGCGGATCGCCGGGCGCAGGGCGGGCGCGCAGACCAGAACGGCGCTGCGGCCGGTGTCCCCCGCCGCCTCCACAGCCTTCTTGAGGGAATCGAGCACTGCTTCGACCTCGGTGCCGGGGATCATGATCTGGGTCCCCATTTCGCCGGGCCGCAGTCCTTCGAGCATTCGCTGCTCCAGTGCAGGGTCGATCATGACGATGCTCAGGGTGCCGTCCTGGACGTGCCCGTGGGCGATGACCGGGCCGAGGGCCGACCGGGCGGCCTCAATGAGTCCTTCGGTGTCGGTGGAGACCTTCCCGCGGACGGACAGGGCTTCGTAGATGCGCGGCAGGTCGTTGATCGGCACCTCTTCGGCGAGCAGCCCCTGCAGGACCGACTGGACTCCTGCCAGGGTCAGCACTCCGGGGACGAGCTCCTCCACCGCGGACGGGGAGACCTGCTTGACGCCCTCGGTGAGAACCCGGACGTCTTCGCGGCTGAGCAGGCGGGCAGCATTCTGCCGGATCACCGAGGACAGGTGGGTGATCAGGGCCGAGGCCCTGTCGATCACGGTGGCACCTGTGATTTCAGCGCTGTGCCGCATCTCGTTCGGGATCCACTTGCCGACCAGCCCGAAGACCGGCTCGATAGTGGGGATGCCCGGCAGTCCGTCCAAGGTGCCGCCAAGGGCCAGAACCTTCCCGGACGGGGCCATGCCGCGGCCGACCTCAACGCCGCCGATGCGGATGGCGTAGGTGCCGGCGGGCAGATCCAGGGCGTCCCGGGTGCGGACCGGAGGAATGACCACGCCAAGGTCCATGGCGACCTTGTGCCGAAGGCTTTTCACCCGTCCCAGCAGGTCGTCGGAGGCCACGTTGGCGATGTCCAGCAGGTCCGGGGCGAGCTGGATTTCCAGCGGGTGGACGCGCATCTGCTCCATCAGCTCTTCGGCCGGGTCCTTCTCCGGAGCATCGGTTTCCAGTGCTGCGGCAGCGGCGGCTGCCTCGGCCTTCTCGTCGCTGGCCTTGATCTTGCGGGACAGGACGATCAGGGTGACGCCAATGAGGATGAATGGAACGGGTGGCATGCCGGGGATGAAGGCCATCGCGATGGCGGCGACCCCGCCGATCAGCAGGGACGTGTTGGACTGTGACAGCTGCTTGGATGCGGTGCTGCCCAGGTCCGAGGAGGCGTTGGACCGGGTGACGATCATGCCGGTTGAGACGGCCATGAGCAGGGCGGGGATCTGCGTGACGAGGCCGTCGCCGATGGCCAGGATGGAGTAGGTGGACAGTGCGTCTGCGATGGGCATTCCGCGTTGGAGCATGCCGATGCCGAGTCCGCCGACCATGTTGATGATGATAATGATGATGCCCGCGATGGCATCACCCTTGACGAACTTGGAGGACCCGTCCATGGCGCCGTAGAAGTCGGCTTCGGCGGAGACGTCCGCGCGCCGCTTTGTAGCTTCCTCGTCGGTGATTGCGCCGGCGCCCAGCTCGGCGTCGATTGCCATCTGCTTGCCGGGCATGGCATCCAGGGTGAACCGGGCCCCGACTTCGGCGACACGCTCGGCGCCCTTGGTGACGACAACGAATTGGATGACGACCAGGATCAGGAAGATCACCACGCCGATGATCATGTTTCCGTTGACGGCGACGTTGCCCATGGCGTTGATGACCTCACCTGCGTGGGCCTCCCCCAGCACCAGGCGGGTGGAGGCGACGTTCAGGCCGAGCCTGAAGAGGGTGGCGACCAGCAGCAGGGACGGGAAGACCGAGAAGTCCAGCGGCTTAGACACGAACATGGTGGTCAGCAGGGTCACCAGTGCCAGCAGGATGTTGACGATGATGAGGACGTCCAGGAGCGGGGCCGGGACCGGGACGATGAGCAGCATGATGATGCCCACCACCCCGAGGGGCACAGCGAGTTTGGACAGGTTGGATTTCATGCGGCCTCATCGGTCAGGAAAGATTTGGATACGGTTTCTATGCGGCCTGTGCCCCCACGGGCGGCCAACTGCATGACGAGGGCCAGGACTTGGGCGACAGCGCCGTACAGCTCGGCGGGTATTTCCTCACCGATCTCGCAGGCGGCGTGCAGCGCCCGGGCCAGCGGGATGTCCCTGACCATCGGGACGCCGTGTTTCTCTGCCTCTTCGCGGATCCTCGCTGCGACGTTCCCGGCGCCCTTGGCGACCACCCTGGGCGCTGACTTTCCGGGCTCGTATTTGAGGGCCACGGCGATGTGGGTCGGGTTCAACATGACCACGTCGGCGCCTTCGATGGAGGAGAACATCCTGTTGCGGGACATGGCGATTTGCCGGGAGCGGCGCTGGGACTTGATGAGCGGGTCGCCTTCTGAATTCTTGTTCTCGTCCTTGACCTCTTTGAGGGTCATCCGGGTCTTCTTCCGGTTCCGGCGCATGACCACGAAGATGTCCACGGCGGCCAATCCCAGGCCCGCGAACACCGCGAACTGGATCAGGGTGGACACTCCCCCGACGGCTTCGCCCAGCAGCGCGGAAAGGGGCATCGACCCGGCTCCGAGGAGGACGGGCATGAGCCCCTGGATGACGTAGTAGAGGACCAGGGCGACGACCACGGTTTTCAGCAGCGTCTTCAAGCCCTCCCAGAGCGCCTGCGTGCCGAAGACCCGCTTGAAGCCGGTCACGGGGTTGAACTGCTCGTAATGGCCCTTGAACTTTTTGAAGTGGACCCCACCCTGGGCCGCGGATCCGGCGACGACGGTGATCAGCACGGCAGCCAGCAGCGGGGCCATCGTGCCGGCCAGGGAAGCCAGTCCCTCTTCGAGGGCTGCCAGCGCCCGCCCGGGGTCGGGGTCGGCGATGACCGAGCGGACGGCCATCAGCTGGGACCCGGCGGCTTTGGACCCGGCCGCGATCAGGTTGGGCAACATGAATGCCGCGGCGGCAACGCCCAGCCAGGCGGTGACGTCCTGTGACTTGGCCAGCTCGCCCTTGGAGCGGACCTCGCGCATCCGCTTGTCAGTGGCCTTCTCTGTTCTCTCCTGGCCGTCGGACATTAGCGTGCTCCTGTCAGGATGTCCCCGACCTGGCTGGTGAGAACGGATACGAAGCGCGGGAGCATGGTGAAGACCGCTGCGCCGAGCGTGAGGGAGATCAGGATTTTCAGCGGGTAGCCCATCTGGAAGGCGTTCAGGGCCGGCGCGACCCGGGTGACCAGGCCAAGGCCGACGTCGGCGAGGAACAGCACCACCAGCAGCGGCCCGGCGATCTGCAGGGCCGCGATAAACATGCCGGTGAGCGCCTGCACCATCGCATCAGCCGGGGCGCTTAGGTCAAGACCCTGCCCGAGCGGGAGTGCCCTGAAGGTGCCGGTCAGGCCGGTGAGAACCAGCTGGTAGCCGTCGGAGGCGAACAGCAGAGCCAGGGTGGTCATCTGGAACAGGCGGGTGAACTGCGCACCGTTGACCATTCCCTGCGGGTCATAGCCGGCGGCCATCTGGAAGCCGCCAAAGAGGTCGATCAGGGACCCGGCGGAGACGGCCGCGGAGTAGACGATCATGACAAGGAAGCCCAGTGCGGCGCCCGCGACGAGCTCCAGGATGAGGGCCAGAATGAACCCGCCGATGTCCGGGGAAGTGTAGTCCTTGGTCACGACCGGGGAAACGGCGACGGCAATACCGAGGGCGAGAATGCCTTTGATCCGCAGCGGGATCGAGTTGTGCGAGAACGGCGGGGCGATCACTAGGAACGCCACGATCCGGACTCCGGCAAGCATGACCGCCTCCAGCCAGGCCTGGTCGAGAGGAATGTTCACCGATCAGCCGTCAATCAGGCCGGGGATCTTCTCGAACAGGGCGTTCGTGAAGTCCACCATGTCGGAGATCATCCAGTGCCCAGTGAAGATCAGCACCACGGCCACGGCGACGGCCTTGGGCACGAAGGCCAGGGTCGGCTCCTGGATCTGGGTGATGGACTGGAACAGGGAGATCGCGAAGCCGACCACCAGGGCCGTGATCAGGACCGGGGCGGACAGCTTGGCGGCGGTCATCATGGCCAGGCTGCCGATGTCCATCAGGGCGGAGGTGTTCATGGTCAGCCTCCTTGGTAGGACTTGATGAGCGACGTGATGACCAGTCCCCAGCCGTCGACGAGCACGAACAGCAGGATCTTGAACGGCAGCGATACCATCACCGGCGGGAGCATCATCATGCCCATCGACATCAGGACCGAGGAGGCGACGATGTCGATAATCAGGAACGGGATGAAGATGACGAAGCCAATGATGAACGCGGCCCGCAGCTCCGAAATCATGAACGCCGGAATCAGCGTGGTCAGCGGTACCGAGGCGAGGTCTTTCGGGTTCTCCTGCCCGGCTGCACGGGTCATCAGGGCGATGTCTTCCTGCCGGGTGTGGGCGCCCATGAACGTCTGCAGCGGCTTGGACCCGGCTTCCATGGCGCCGGTGAAGTCCAGTTCGCCGTTCAGGTAGGGCTGGACGCCGATGTTGTTTATCTCGGTCAGGACCGGACCCATGATGAAGAACGTCAGGAACAGTGCCAGGCCGGCGAGGACCTGGTTCGGCGGGACGTTCGGCAGGCCGATGGCGTTTCGGGCCATGGCCAGCACGACGAAGATCTTCGTGAACGAGGTCATCATCAGCAACAGCGCCGGGGCGACCGAGAGCAGGGTGATCCCGACCAGCGTGGTCACCGCGGTGGAGGGCCTGCCGTCGGCGCCGTTGATGGTGATGGCGGCGCCCGGCGGCCCGTCGGTGGCTGGAGGGACGGGCTCGTCCGGGGCCGTGGGCTGGGTCGGGCCGAAGTTCGGGTTGTTCTGCTCCTGCGTGGTGGTCACACCGGGGTCAGGAGGAATCGGCTGGGCATTGGCTGTGCCCGCGATGCCGAGCATCAGGGCGGCCGCGGCCGTTACGGCCAGCAGCACCATCAGCAGGGCGCGGATGCCACGGCCGGAGCGCAGGGCGGTCATCGCGCCAGCCCCTTCTTCAGTGCCGCCCCGGCCTGCTTCCAGGTGGCGGGCGACAGGATGGAACCGGACAGCATCGAGGGTGCCAGCGGGGTGCCCAGCTCGACGCGGCGCAGAGGGGACAGTGCCGGTGCGGTGTCGGGGGTTGCGGCACCGGCCTGGGCGAGGGCTGCCGCAAAGGGGTCCGCCGCTGCTGCCGGGCCGGTGACGGCCGCGGGGGCGTCATCGGTGTGCAGGACGTTGACGGAGTGTTCCGTGACCCCGAGCAGGAATCGCTTGCCGCCGGTGTCCAGGACAACGACGGCGGCTTTGGAGCCGACGCCGCGCCGTGCAATGACGGTCAGCGGGTCCGCTGTCCCGCCGCGTGACTGGTGGTCGTTGACGCGCTTCTGGACGTACCAGAGCACGACGACGACCGCCCCGAGCGCGAGGATCACGCGCAGGGCGAGCATGAGGGTGTCCATTTAGCCGACGCTCTCCGCCAAGTCGAGGATCTTGGTGATGCGTACGGCGTAATCGGAGTCGACCACGACGATCTCACCGTGGGCGATGAGCCGGCCGTTGAGCAGCACGTCAGCGGGTGCCCCGGCGGAACGGTCGAGCTCCATGACGTTGCCGGGTTCGAGATCCAGGACATCGCGGACAGAGACTCGCTTGTGGCCGATGGCGACCGTGAGGCCCAGTTCCACGTTGTGGATGCGGCCGAGCTTGGCGTTGGACTCGGTGGCGGCGGTAGCCGGTGCGGAGGTCTTGACGGTGGCGCCCTGTTCCCGGACACGGATGGCGAACCAGCCGGCAGGGTTGCCGGCCGAGATCAGCTCGTAGACGGTCGCTTCGGCGTCCTTGAACAGCGCGGAGGCGTCCTCAATGCGGGACTCCCCCAGCACGCCGGCGCCGAGGACGGCCGTTGCTGATTCCAGGGCGGGGCGGAACACGTCGGCGGCGGAGACCAGCGGCGAGGCGTCGCCTCCGGCTTCCATCATGGAGGAGGTGTCCAGTAGGACGAGGGCGACGTCGGCGGAGACAGCCCCGACGAAGGTGGCGGTGACCGCTTCGCTGACCTTCCCGGCGACCGTGGAGCGGTCAGTAAGAATGTCACTGCCGTAGGGCAGCGGCGTGGGCAGCGCGTCGGTGAGTGCGGAAACGGCGGAAGCGTTCAGGGTGGCGGTCATCGGGTCTTCTCCTCGGTGGTGACGATGTGGGCGGCCAGGCGGGAGCCGTTGGTGGCGCCGCTGGCTGTGGCGAGGCGGGTGCCGTCCACGGTGATGTTGAAGGGGCGGTGCTTAGGGTGCGGCAGTGGGATCACGTCGCCGACAGCGAGGTTGAGGACGTCGGCCGGGCGGACCTGGGCGGTTTCCAGCTGCATCGTCACGGTCACCGGGGTGTCCATGAGCTGTTCACGGATGAGGTCCTTGACGTTCTCGGGGCTTCCGGCCTGCATCGCGGCACCCATCTGCGGGAGCAGTGACTCGGCGGGGAATGCCATTGACGCCGGGACGTTCAGGTCGCCGATCTGGAGGGTCAGCTCTGCGACGACCATCAGGGACGCGGGCGCTGCTGCCTGGGCGAACTGGGAGTTGTACTGGATGGATTCCAGGGTCACGGGCCCTGCCAGCAGTGTCCCGAAGGAGTACGGCAGGTCCGCGAGAGCGTCTTCCATCAGGTGCTTCACGAGCCCCTGCTCGATAAGGGTGAAGGGCCGGTCGGGTGTCGGCTGCCCGCCGTGGCCGCCCATCATGTGGGAGACCCAGCTCAGAGCCGCGGGGATCGGGAACTGCAGAACGGCGCGGGCTTCGGAGTCTTCCAGGGCACACAGGACCATCGCGGTGGTGGCCGGCAGCGCCGCGGTGTACTCCGCGTAGGTCTTGATGAGGACCGATTCGGACGTGATCCCGGTTTTCACCCGGACTTTGGCGGTGAGCTGGGTGCCCCACTGCCGGGCAAAGGTTTCGAACGCCATCTCCAGCACGCGGGAATGTTCACGCGCCAGTGTGGACGGCCTGCTGAAGTCGTAGGGCTCCACCTGAGGCGCCCGTTTTTCGTCAATAATTACCGGCATCAGGCACTTTCATTCCAGGGGGCAGTACGTTGGGCAGGGGTCATAAACCCCATGTGTACGGTGCGGGCAAGATCCCTCACCGGTTAGTCCGGAGACGTCCGGATTACACCCGGGCCGAGAGGACCTGCGGGATCAGTGCCCGGATCTGCTCGGGCTGGTCGGAAAGGACCACGACGTCCACGCGCCGGTTTTCCTGCATGTCCGCCTCGGTGAGGTTGTCATTGACCGAGCGGGCCGATCCGAAGCCGACAGCCATGATGCGCTCCGGCGCCACTCCCCCGGGCTCCACCAGGCGCCGCAGTACTGCGGTGGCCCGTGCGCTGGACAGCTCCCAGGTCGACGAGTACCCGGTGTAGGCGTCGGCGCAGTGGCCCTCCACGCTGATCTCCTCCTGAATGGGGGCGATCACGGGTGCGATGGTTTGCAGGATCCGGATGGTCTGATCCTGCAAGACCGGGCTGTCGGGGAGGAAGTAGGACTGGGAACCGACCAGTTTCGCGGTCAGGCCGCGCTGGTCGATCACGAATGACACCGTGCCGCCCAGGCCCTGGGCCTCCAGGTTGGCGTTCATCTGCTCTTTCAGGGCGGTCAGCTTGTCAACGGCCTGTTCGGCCAGCTGCAGGTCGGTGAAACCCTCGGCTTCCATGCCTACCTGCTCCGGCGGCACGACGACTCCCGTCGCGGTATCGACGTTGCCGGCCTCGACCACCCCGAAGCCTGTCGCCAGTGAGTTCTTGAGCTGCTCGTACTTGTTTTGGTCCACGGAGGACATGGCGAACAGAACGATAAAGAGACACATCAGCACGGTGACCATGTCCATGTAGGAGGCCATCCACCGTTCGTCGACGTGGTGCTCCTCCATTCCTCCGCCGCCGCGGCCGCGCCTGCGGCCCCGGCTCATGCTGCCGCCTTCAGCTTCGGCTCAGACTTGCCGGAGCCCTTGCTGGAGCCTTTGCCGGAGGCCGAGCCGCCCTTGCCCTCCTTGAGCTTGTGCGGCGGGACCATGGACTTGAGGCGCTCCCGGAGCAGCAGGGGCTGCGAGCCGGCCTGGATGGCCAGCAGGCCTTCCATGACCAGGTTCATCCGGTCCTGCTCCAGGTCGGAAATCTTGGCGATGCGGTCACCGATCGGCAGCCACATGAAGTTCGCCGACAGCAGGCCCCAGAGGGTGGCCACGAAGGCGGCGGCGATCATGTGTCCCAGTTCGGCAGGCTCGGAAAGGTTTTCCAGGACGTGTGTCAGGGACACGACGGTGCCGACAATGCCGATGGTGGGGGCGTAGCCGCCGAGGGTCTTGAAGAACTTGCTGGCGGTGTGGTCGGAGACCTTCTTGGCGTGGATTTCGTCTTCGAGCATCACGCGGAGGTCTTCACCGTCGGTGCCGTCGGCAATGTTTTGCAGTGCCAGCCGTGTGAACGAGTCCTTGCTGTCCTGTGCTTCGCCTTCGAGGGACAGGAGCCCCTCGCTGCGGGCCTTTTCGGCCAGGGAGACGAGCTCTTCAACGGTGTCCATCGGGTTCGCCGACTTGCCTTTGATGGCCGCCGGCACCGATTTGAAGGCGTGGAGTGTGTCTTTGAGCGTCGAACCGGCCAGGCCTACGGCCAGTGTCGCTCCGAAGACGAGGATCATCGGTGCCGGCAGCAGCAGGCTACTGACAGAGGCGCCCTCCATGTTGACCATGGCGTAGACGGCTCCGAAGGCGAGCAGGATACCGATGATTGTTGCTGGATCCATGGTGGTTACTTTCTGGAGTTCGTGTGGCCGGGCGCGCCGCGGCGGTCATCGGCGGGGCGGACAACCGAGAGCGCCGGGGCGCCGGGGGTGGGTGCGGCGTACATCTCGCGCGCGAGGGAAATGACATAGGCCCGGTATCGGGCGATCCGGTCGTTAATCTCGGCTCTGGACTCGGCGACGATGTGGGTGGCGCCGTCGGCCATGTGGAGGGTCGTATCGGGGTTCTCGTCGATGCGCTCAATGAGGTCCGGGTTGATCGAGTAGGTGGGCGAGACGGCTCTGCGGTCCAACCGGGTCACATCGATCATTCGGGTTCATCCTTGGTCATCGCGGGCGGAAATACCCGTCTCAATAACCGTCGTCGCCCGGGCAGGAGGCGTTAGCAGCCCGGCCCGGGCACGCAAAAGGCCCCGGTCCGCCGTGGCGGGGAATCCGGGGCCTTGGTGAGCTGTGGTTTCTATCCGATCTTCGTCCAGGTGCCGCAGCGCTGTGACTCGAACCCTTCTCCCGGGTACACGGTCACCGTGACGCCGTCGGGCGCGAAGCCAACGAAGTCGTTGGCGATGGTGCCGCCGCCGCCTGTGTTCCTGGACCAGTAGCAATCCTTGACCCCGGGCTTTGTCCGGTAGGTGCCTGGTTCCATGTCCTTACCGACGACCTTGGTCCCGTCGAACACCTTCACAGCGGTCAGTGCCTCCCGCAGCACACCCGCATGCGGTGCGTCAGGACAGACTGACAGCGCACCCTCAATGTCCGCCCTGCGCCAATCCATCCTGGCCACGAACTGGTCGGGGAAATCAGGTGAGATTTTCGCGCACATCAGCATGATCTTGCCGACGGTGGCGGTCGGCAGGCTCACATCGCCGCCCTTGGAGGCGATGAGGTCGATCAGCGCCTGCTCGGAGGCGAAAAGCGGCTGCTTGGTGGAGGGATGCTTACGGTCGATTTCCACCGAGCAGGTGGCGGACCCGGCGTAATACTTGCTGGTCCATACCTCCTGGTGGGAGCGGAGCGT
This genomic stretch from Pseudarthrobacter sp. BIM B-2242 harbors:
- a CDS encoding flagellar biosynthesis protein FlhA → MKSNLSKLAVPLGVVGIIMLLIVPVPAPLLDVLIIVNILLALVTLLTTMFVSKPLDFSVFPSLLLVATLFRLGLNVASTRLVLGEAHAGEVINAMGNVAVNGNMIIGVVIFLILVVIQFVVVTKGAERVAEVGARFTLDAMPGKQMAIDAELGAGAITDEEATKRRADVSAEADFYGAMDGSSKFVKGDAIAGIIIIIINMVGGLGIGMLQRGMPIADALSTYSILAIGDGLVTQIPALLMAVSTGMIVTRSNASSDLGSTASKQLSQSNTSLLIGGVAAIAMAFIPGMPPVPFILIGVTLIVLSRKIKASDEKAEAAAAAAALETDAPEKDPAEELMEQMRVHPLEIQLAPDLLDIANVASDDLLGRVKSLRHKVAMDLGVVIPPVRTRDALDLPAGTYAIRIGGVEVGRGMAPSGKVLALGGTLDGLPGIPTIEPVFGLVGKWIPNEMRHSAEITGATVIDRASALITHLSSVIRQNAARLLSREDVRVLTEGVKQVSPSAVEELVPGVLTLAGVQSVLQGLLAEEVPINDLPRIYEALSVRGKVSTDTEGLIEAARSALGPVIAHGHVQDGTLSIVMIDPALEQRMLEGLRPGEMGTQIMIPGTEVEAVLDSLKKAVEAAGDTGRSAVLVCAPALRPAIRRLVSAQANGVPVLSYQEATSANVNIETVGVVSSAHAIAA
- a CDS encoding flagellar biosynthesis protein FlhB, producing the protein MSDGQERTEKATDKRMREVRSKGELAKSQDVTAWLGVAAAAFMLPNLIAAGSKAAGSQLMAVRSVIADPDPGRALAALEEGLASLAGTMAPLLAAVLITVVAGSAAQGGVHFKKFKGHYEQFNPVTGFKRVFGTQALWEGLKTLLKTVVVALVLYYVIQGLMPVLLGAGSMPLSALLGEAVGGVSTLIQFAVFAGLGLAAVDIFVVMRRNRKKTRMTLKEVKDENKNSEGDPLIKSQRRSRQIAMSRNRMFSSIEGADVVMLNPTHIAVALKYEPGKSAPRVVAKGAGNVAARIREEAEKHGVPMVRDIPLARALHAACEIGEEIPAELYGAVAQVLALVMQLAARGGTGRIETVSKSFLTDEAA
- a CDS encoding flagellar biosynthetic protein FliR: MNIPLDQAWLEAVMLAGVRIVAFLVIAPPFSHNSIPLRIKGILALGIAVAVSPVVTKDYTSPDIGGFILALILELVAGAALGFLVMIVYSAAVSAGSLIDLFGGFQMAAGYDPQGMVNGAQFTRLFQMTTLALLFASDGYQLVLTGLTGTFRALPLGQGLDLSAPADAMVQALTGMFIAALQIAGPLLVVLFLADVGLGLVTRVAPALNAFQMGYPLKILISLTLGAAVFTMLPRFVSVLTSQVGDILTGAR
- the fliQ gene encoding flagellar biosynthesis protein FliQ; the encoded protein is MNTSALMDIGSLAMMTAAKLSAPVLITALVVGFAISLFQSITQIQEPTLAFVPKAVAVAVVLIFTGHWMISDMVDFTNALFEKIPGLIDG
- the fliP gene encoding flagellar type III secretion system pore protein FliP (The bacterial flagellar biogenesis protein FliP forms a type III secretion system (T3SS)-type pore required for flagellar assembly.), producing the protein MTALRSGRGIRALLMVLLAVTAAAALMLGIAGTANAQPIPPDPGVTTTQEQNNPNFGPTQPTAPDEPVPPATDGPPGAAITINGADGRPSTAVTTLVGITLLSVAPALLLMMTSFTKIFVVLAMARNAIGLPNVPPNQVLAGLALFLTFFIMGPVLTEINNIGVQPYLNGELDFTGAMEAGSKPLQTFMGAHTRQEDIALMTRAAGQENPKDLASVPLTTLIPAFMISELRAAFIIGFVIFIPFLIIDIVASSVLMSMGMMMLPPVMVSLPFKILLFVLVDGWGLVITSLIKSYQGG
- a CDS encoding flagellar biosynthetic protein FliO; translated protein: MDTLMLALRVILALGAVVVVLWYVQKRVNDHQSRGGTADPLTVIARRGVGSKAAVVVLDTGGKRFLLGVTEHSVNVLHTDDAPAAVTGPAAAADPFAAALAQAGAATPDTAPALSPLRRVELGTPLAPSMLSGSILSPATWKQAGAALKKGLAR
- a CDS encoding FliM/FliN family flagellar motor switch protein, with product MTATLNASAVSALTDALPTPLPYGSDILTDRSTVAGKVSEAVTATFVGAVSADVALVLLDTSSMMEAGGDASPLVSAADVFRPALESATAVLGAGVLGESRIEDASALFKDAEATVYELISAGNPAGWFAIRVREQGATVKTSAPATAATESNAKLGRIHNVELGLTVAIGHKRVSVRDVLDLEPGNVMELDRSAGAPADVLLNGRLIAHGEIVVVDSDYAVRITKILDLAESVG
- a CDS encoding flagellar motor switch protein FliM, whose protein sequence is MPVIIDEKRAPQVEPYDFSRPSTLAREHSRVLEMAFETFARQWGTQLTAKVRVKTGITSESVLIKTYAEYTAALPATTAMVLCALEDSEARAVLQFPIPAALSWVSHMMGGHGGQPTPDRPFTLIEQGLVKHLMEDALADLPYSFGTLLAGPVTLESIQYNSQFAQAAAPASLMVVAELTLQIGDLNVPASMAFPAESLLPQMGAAMQAGSPENVKDLIREQLMDTPVTVTMQLETAQVRPADVLNLAVGDVIPLPHPKHRPFNITVDGTRLATASGATNGSRLAAHIVTTEEKTR
- a CDS encoding flagellar motor protein MotB produces the protein MSRGRRRGRGGGGMEEHHVDERWMASYMDMVTVLMCLFIVLFAMSSVDQNKYEQLKNSLATGFGVVEAGNVDTATGVVVPPEQVGMEAEGFTDLQLAEQAVDKLTALKEQMNANLEAQGLGGTVSFVIDQRGLTAKLVGSQSYFLPDSPVLQDQTIRILQTIAPVIAPIQEEISVEGHCADAYTGYSSTWELSSARATAVLRRLVEPGGVAPERIMAVGFGSARSVNDNLTEADMQENRRVDVVVLSDQPEQIRALIPQVLSARV
- a CDS encoding motility protein A; protein product: MDPATIIGILLAFGAVYAMVNMEGASVSSLLLPAPMILVFGATLAVGLAGSTLKDTLHAFKSVPAAIKGKSANPMDTVEELVSLAEKARSEGLLSLEGEAQDSKDSFTRLALQNIADGTDGEDLRVMLEDEIHAKKVSDHTASKFFKTLGGYAPTIGIVGTVVSLTHVLENLSEPAELGHMIAAAFVATLWGLLSANFMWLPIGDRIAKISDLEQDRMNLVMEGLLAIQAGSQPLLLRERLKSMVPPHKLKEGKGGSASGKGSSKGSGKSEPKLKAAA
- a CDS encoding flagellar FlbD family protein, with translation MIDVTRLDRRAVSPTYSINPDLIERIDENPDTTLHMADGATHIVAESRAEINDRIARYRAYVISLAREMYAAPTPGAPALSVVRPADDRRGAPGHTNSRK